In Candidatus Electrothrix scaldis, the genomic window CTTTTTGGGCATAAATCTCAGGGTAGTGAGCGCAGTATCTACATCTTTTCCCCGCACAACATCAGCAACAAGCCTCGCCTTTTGCGGAGATATTCGTATATATTTAGCGACGGCTCTCGTTTCCATCGTCGTACTCCTGATCGTAATCTAATTTGAAGCTGATAAATTGAGGCTATTTCTTCTTGCCCTTTCTATCAGCTGCATGGCCGTAATAGGTTCTGGTTGGTGAAAACTCGCCCAGCTTATGGCCGACCATATTCTCTGAAACATATACCGGAACGAATTTTTTGCCGTTATGAACAGCAAAGGTAAGTCCCACCATATCGGGAATGATGTCAGAACGCCTGGACCATGTTTTAATGACCTTACGAGACCCGGACTCCTGTGCCCTTTCCACCTTTTTTAACAGGTGATCATCAATAAAAGGACCTTTTTTAATTGAACGTGGCATTGTGAAATTCTCCTGAATTACTTACGCTTGGTCACGATGTCGCGATCAGAGCCTTTACGCTTGCGAGTCTTAAAGCCCTTAGTCGGCATACCCCACGGTGTACATGGATGACGTCCACCAGAACTTTTACCTTCACCACCACCCATTGGATGATCTACAGGGTTCATTGCCACGCCGCGAACTGAAGGACGACGTCCCTTCCAGCGGGTGCGTCCAGCCTTGCCAAGTTTCTGACTTCCGTACTCTGAGTTTCCAACAGATCCGATGCAGGCTCGACATTGCTTATTAAATTTTCGTACTTCACCAGAAGGTAATTTAACCAAAACATAATCACCTTCTTTCGCCATGAGCTGAGCAGATGCGCCCGCTGAGCGGACCAACTGAGCACCTTTGCCGATTTTCATCTCGACATTATGAATAATGGTACCCAAGGGAATGCTACTCATAGGCATGCAGTTACCAGGCTTGATATCTGCTTCACCACCTGCCATCAAAAGATCACCGACCTGGATTCCGGCAGGGGCCAATATATACGACTTTTCACCATCCGTATAGGTTAAAAGTGCAATATTTGCAGATCTGTTCGGATCATACTCAATTGCGGTAACCTTAGCCGGAATATCAGTCTTATTTCTCTTCCAGTCAATAATGCGATACCGACGCTTATGCCCGCCACCTCTGTGTCTCGCAGTGACACGACCATAATTATTTCTACCGCCTGATTTTCTCAAGGGCGCAAGAAGGCTTTTCTCAGGACCTTTATCAGAGAGATCGGGCTGCTGAATCGATACGTGATGTCTTTTGCCCGGTGATGTCGGTTTATGGGTCTTAATTGCCATTGTTCTTTCCGTTATCTAAAGCTTTACACTCTTAATCGTCCAAAATAAAAAGGAATCGCTATACTCTACAGCTCGGCAAGAAAATCAATCTCGCCCTCAGACAAAGTGATATAAGCCTTTTTCCAGTCACTGGTTCGTCCGATGGATTTCAGGCCGACCCTTTTTTTCTTCCCGCGCACCATAGTGGTCCTGACTGAGGCAACCTTTACATCAAATAACTGCTCAACAGCCTGAGTAATCTCTATTTTATTCGCTCTGGGATCAACCTTGAATACGATCGTTCCATCAGCTTCCTGCAGACGATTGGACTTCTCGGTCAGACAAGGACCCTTCACTATATTATGGAGTTCTTTCATACCATGAGCCTCGTTTCAAGCTGTTCCAGACTTGACTGGATTACCATCAATTTCGGATACTTTAAAATATCGTACACATTCAGTCCAGCAACAGGCAAAGTCTTGTAGCCCACTGCATTACGAACAGAGAGCTGAAGATTTCCACTCTCATCACCAGTTACAATAAGACATTGATCGAAATCAAAGTTTTTCATCACATTGACGAATTCCTTTGTCTTAGGTGCGTCCATTGCAAACTGATCAAGAATAACCACGTTGCCTTCGCTCATACGAGCAGAAAGGGCCATACGGAGAGCTAATCTACGAACTTTTTTGGGCAATGAGTAGCTGTAATCCCTTGGCTTAGGTCCAAAGGTGGTTCCACCACCGCGCCAAACTGGGGAAGTCCTACTTCCTGCTCTGGCCCTACCTGTTCCTTTCTGGCGCCACGGCTTTGCACCACCACCGCGAACCTCGCCTTTGGTCTTTGTTGAGGCGGTTCCACGGCGTCTATTGGCACGCTGCATACAGACTACCTCATGGAGTATTCCTGTATCGACCTCGACACCGAACAAATTATCATTTACTTCAATTTCCGCGACCTTTTCAGCCGAGGTATTTACTACATCACAAACTGACATGAGTATCTCCTTGCAGACACCTTAGCACTTAGGCTTTGGTATGAATACTGACCAAACCGTTTTTAGCGCCGGGGACCGCACCATGCACTAAGAGGATGTTCTCATCTTCACGAATATCCACTACTGTGAGGTTCTTCACTGTCTTTTTATCAGTCCCCATGTGTCCCGGCAGCTTCTTCCCCTTGATCACGCGTCCAGGATATGCACTACAACCGATTGAACCAGGCGCTCTCTGAAAACCAGAACCGTGGGTGGCCTTACCACCACCAAAACCATAGCGTTTCATAACACCCTGGAATCCGCGTCCCTTTGCTTTCCCGGTAATATCTACACGGTCTCCGATCTTTACGATCTCAGCCAAAGTAATCTCCTGGCCGATCTCATAGGTCTCCGGCTCAGTTACCCGGAATTCTCGAATGTGGTAATACCCGGTCCCACCTGATCGCTTAAAATGTCCGGCTTCGGGTTTGTTCAATCTGGACTCTTTTTTCTCCAAAAAACCGACTTGGATGGCGTTATAACCTTCCTTGCCTACAGTTTTTTTCTGCAATACCTTACAGGGGCCAGCTTCGATCACGGTAACAGAAATAGACTGTCCCATTTCATTATAGAGCCGGGTCATTCCTACTTTCCGCCCCAGTATTCCATTTGTATTCGGCATTTGTTTACCTGTATGCTAACTCTATTCAAAGCGATTCACGCTGATCTTTGGCACGTTGTAACAAAGAGCGGCTACGGCAGCTTAATCTCCACATCCACACCGGCTGACAGCTGAAGCTTCATTAATGAATCAATTGTCTGCTGCGTCGGCTCAAGAATATCCAGCAACCGCCGGTGAGTTCGCATCTCAAATTGCTCACGTGACTTCTTGTCCACATGCGGTGATCGTAATACCGTATACTTATTGATACTTGTAGGCAACGGAATCGGACCGGCCACGGTTGCACCGGTTCTTCTGGCTGTCTCAACTATTTCACGAGTCGACTGATCAAGCAATTTATAATCATAGCCTTTCAGTCTGATGCGAATTTTATCTGTGGGGATCAT contains:
- the rpsS gene encoding 30S ribosomal protein S19, whose amino-acid sequence is MPRSIKKGPFIDDHLLKKVERAQESGSRKVIKTWSRRSDIIPDMVGLTFAVHNGKKFVPVYVSENMVGHKLGEFSPTRTYYGHAADRKGKKK
- the rplB gene encoding 50S ribosomal protein L2 — translated: MAIKTHKPTSPGKRHHVSIQQPDLSDKGPEKSLLAPLRKSGGRNNYGRVTARHRGGGHKRRYRIIDWKRNKTDIPAKVTAIEYDPNRSANIALLTYTDGEKSYILAPAGIQVGDLLMAGGEADIKPGNCMPMSSIPLGTIIHNVEMKIGKGAQLVRSAGASAQLMAKEGDYVLVKLPSGEVRKFNKQCRACIGSVGNSEYGSQKLGKAGRTRWKGRRPSVRGVAMNPVDHPMGGGEGKSSGGRHPCTPWGMPTKGFKTRKRKGSDRDIVTKRK
- a CDS encoding 50S ribosomal protein L23, whose product is MKELHNIVKGPCLTEKSNRLQEADGTIVFKVDPRANKIEITQAVEQLFDVKVASVRTTMVRGKKKRVGLKSIGRTSDWKKAYITLSEGEIDFLAEL
- the rplD gene encoding 50S ribosomal protein L4 translates to MSVCDVVNTSAEKVAEIEVNDNLFGVEVDTGILHEVVCMQRANRRRGTASTKTKGEVRGGGAKPWRQKGTGRARAGSRTSPVWRGGGTTFGPKPRDYSYSLPKKVRRLALRMALSARMSEGNVVILDQFAMDAPKTKEFVNVMKNFDFDQCLIVTGDESGNLQLSVRNAVGYKTLPVAGLNVYDILKYPKLMVIQSSLEQLETRLMV
- the rplC gene encoding 50S ribosomal protein L3, whose translation is MPNTNGILGRKVGMTRLYNEMGQSISVTVIEAGPCKVLQKKTVGKEGYNAIQVGFLEKKESRLNKPEAGHFKRSGGTGYYHIREFRVTEPETYEIGQEITLAEIVKIGDRVDITGKAKGRGFQGVMKRYGFGGGKATHGSGFQRAPGSIGCSAYPGRVIKGKKLPGHMGTDKKTVKNLTVVDIREDENILLVHGAVPGAKNGLVSIHTKA
- the rpsJ gene encoding 30S ribosomal protein S10; amino-acid sequence: MPTDKIRIRLKGYDYKLLDQSTREIVETARRTGATVAGPIPLPTSINKYTVLRSPHVDKKSREQFEMRTHRRLLDILEPTQQTIDSLMKLQLSAGVDVEIKLP